A segment of the Bactrocera neohumeralis isolate Rockhampton chromosome 3, APGP_CSIRO_Bneo_wtdbg2-racon-allhic-juicebox.fasta_v2, whole genome shotgun sequence genome:
AATTAGTCGGAGTGAACTTGAACAGTCGCTGAAAGAGTTGGAACTCTTCGGCGCACTATACAACTGCATATCAGCGACGATACTGCGGGTGCCAGGGGATTACTTAAAGGATTTGAAGTTAAATCATCCAGACGCTTTTCATCGCTATACAAATGTGGACCGAGTGGCAGAGGTACTTGAGCTGCTTAAAATAGATACGACATTCCGAGATTATATTTTTGAGTGTGTTGACGAAATGAtacgtttgttgttgtagcaagtgatgtaaataataatatacatataatatatatcatatcataaaattaataaaaattaaaaaattattgacacAAATCTGGATTTTGTATTAAATGTTCGATGAGTTCTTCAATGGGCCACATAATCTTCGACTCGTAGGTGGGATCCATTTCCATGATACGTTGAAAGAATTCATCACGTTTCGTATTCATATAGTAGTCGAACTTTTCTTGCTCCTCTGCCTGCCACTTATTGGACAAACCGTCTGGCATCATTGTTAGTGGCTTAGTAATAGCCATATTAACGAGTGCGGGCAGATGAGCACGACGTATATCTTCCAGCAGCTCTGCTTAGTAATAATATCGGCCGGCAAATCCAACTCCTTGAAGCGCGCTTGCAACTCGGAAAAATAATGTTCGATATACTCCTTCATATGCAGCTTTCTTTCGCTCGCTGTTGTTTGGCCATACAAAAAGAATAGTATGTCTAAGCCAGGCTGTGCGTATCGGCTTTGTTGAAAGTCAACAATACAGCAAGCAGTGGGTTCATGCTGTGtattgaacttgaaaaatatgtttcgaTCCCATGAGTCACGATGTACGTAAACATTACGTGAAGTGGTTGAGGGCTCCGTATACTTTTGCATGTCCATAAGCAGCGCAAAAAGCTTGCCATTGATGAGTGATTGTTTCTCtggtgtttgaaattttcggtAATTTTTCGCAAGGAAAATTATTCCCTGTAAAATATagaattgaaatattatttagttCTAGTTGATACTTTGTGAtagtcaacaaaaaattttgacaagTTGAAGGCACTGCTATACCATGAAAAATGTCGATGTATCTAGATGCAGTTTTGCGGACAAGTTGTGGACGTAATTTATATATAACGGGtgtttttttaacatataatttcttttttcggAGTTGGTCATTTTGAACAATATTTGGTCGACGTAATCACCCACCCGAGCTAAAAATTCGACCAACCATGGATCGGTTCCGAGTCCTCAGAGATGCCGTACAAGAGCAGGGTAAAAAAGAAGACCGGAATTGGGTTTTCCAATGTTAATCaagttttcggatgttagccgtacaccattcttggcatcTGGTCGACTATTTCATAGCCCTCGACGACGTTGTGGCCTGGCACTCAGTAGGAGGGAAGTttcttgcttctggcaacacctTCCACTGCCGGCCGCTTGACTgcctacgtagatgttgactatggaattgcctgcaggtgcattagaggtcAGCTCCATGGCTTTCGCAATAGGAAAggcctcagcttgaaatatattgcAGTGGTCAGGCAGCTTAAAAGGTTGTCTTATGCCTAAGTCTGCGCAGTATATTCCCACACCAACTCCATCGTCTATTTTCGAGTCATCCATGTAGatatttagagtgttgcgcgtagctacTATACCTTACGCCATCTATCCTTTcctttgtttactttgaaccttctttcccagttgaaaagtggaaCCATGTAGTTGGTGTTTGCCCAGCCGCCATTATTCACCGAGCTAtaaggttctatatgtaaattcatctacagccagtagtcgtcccgccgattttgctAAGCAGTTTTCAGCAAAGAGTtctataggtggcaggtttagtaccaaTTCAAGAGTCGCAGttgagttgttcttaaagcccCTGTTATGCACAGCACAGCGAACCTCTGAACCCTTTtcattggcttccggtaggtggatttccgtacgcctgtccacgatactactgcaccgtagagcaGAAATGGTCTTACAATAActgtgtagcaccagtgcatgagagagCGAGAGAGCCCCGAGGTTTTGCCGAACATCTGCCTACACGCATATAAACCATTGCTAGCTTTTCTCACTTTTTCCTTCACGTTCTGCTTCCACAGTAGTTTGCTGCCCAAGACTACCCCAAGGTACTTTGCGGACCTTGAGGGAGAGTTATGTCTCATTTATCGAAGGGAACCTCCATAGAGGAATCCGTTTTCTCCGGGTTCAACCCTAGACCTGCTTGCGATGCCCAATTCTGGACTGTAATGAGAGTGGTGGTCATAATACTGCTAGTGATCTGTAGACACCTACTCGTTATTAAGATGGCAACGCGTTTTTAGCAGAAAGAAAGATAAGCTTATAGGTCTAAATTCTTTTGAGTAGGTTGGGTTGTTCCTATCTATAACGATATGAAGTATTTAGCACGCGATTACTGAGATAGGGCCCCAAATGTTGCAACAAGTGATCGAAAATTGGGCCGCTGGACTGGAATTTATTCGAGCTAAACGCGACAGTCACTTGccaaaaaccattttgaaaacataATGGCAAACCCTTATCTTCATAAAAGAGCTAATTTTTTgccataacattaaattatatccGTTTCAATTCTTTTTGACTACCACATGccaaaaaacaccctttatatgCATATCTAAATAATGTGCCAAATGCGACTATGCCTCAACTTGTTAGAACTCAATTCAATTTCACTTTACCTTCGCGCCGGTGACGTACCACTCATTTTCTGCAATCAACATCAGTTCAAATAGCGAATCCCCGAATTGCTTGCCGATATTGACGCCTTCCTTTTCCTCCCATGCAATGCTGCCGGCATGAAGCTGTGCCAAATGCGTGAGAAATAGCTTGATATGCCGGCTCGTATATGGCTCATCGCTGGCCAGATGCCGATAGCCTAGATGGGCAGCGAAGAGATCCTCAAGCACCAACAAATCACCTCGCGTATAGTAGCATTCAGCAGACAGTTTTGTGGTGGCTGAGCGCAATCGGAAATaagatttcaaaattgaaaCGAAATGCCAAATTATACTCACCATACTTTTGTATGTTCGGCAAGATCGCTGTGTAGGCACAGATCTCTTTGCGAAAAAAGCTCTTGCGCTCACACTCAGCACGTTGCAATTCGTTCGAAAGGGGCACCGATTTTACAAAACAACAAAGCTCTCGCGTACCCTCCGGTGATTGCTGAGCATTTatgattataataatattttataagaaatgaACTTCTGCATTTTGCTTACCTCGTCTGCTATTTGCACGCGCAGCTTGAAATATTCACCCATAAAACCCACGAGCTCATTCGATCCCTTCTCAAGTGCATAGctgacaatttttatactctcatcTGGGCTTAATTTCAGCGCATTTCTAACAACTGTTTCGCATTCTTTGGCGTTTAAAATTTCAACGACTTTCTCACTCATTTCAGCCGGCTACTGTTCCCAACGCTCGCTAATTTCGAACTGCCGTTACTTAATGGATCGCAAACGTTTTCTCTGCCATTACAATATGACACTCACGATCGTTTtagtttattgtatatatattagtcTATTAGATGCACACATACTAGTAAAGTTTTAAAGTGCACTGCTGCTAGTAACTAGCTTATGttagatatattatatttgtagcGCGATCTTATCTCACCCCGCTATTTCAATCTACGAATTAGCTCCCGGCTTATCATTGTGTTTTTCTATTATTAGAAGTGCTACAAAGAGACAAAAcgtctacaaaaattatatcaacAAATTAAGTATCAGCTAAAATTATCATTTATATCAGTTAATGCTTAGAATAACTTACCTTTTTCTTGAGTAGGCACTTACACTGTCTTTGATCAGAAACTTAAATTGCCGAAATTATTacttcttttttagtttttaaaccTAAAAACTGTTTCATGATATTATAGTACGTTTTATTCATAAGACAGCATTTAAGCTGTCAGATCACTACATACTATTCATGCAGAGTCTTTAGTATTGGGAAAGCCGCGGAGCTAGCTTAGAATACATCAGCTGGCAACCCAACAGTTAACTTTTACGTGGATAGCCAGCAACATTTAGGGCTATAAGCACATTGGCCAGAAGTATCTCGGACAGGGCAACAGTGTAGAGTGTCGGCAGAAACAAGCGACTTTACTTCTTCTGCGTCCTGGCACGCACAAAGGCATCCAGGGCAATGAGGTAGTAAAGGCGATTGACAATAGAGGAAAGTCGTGATCGACTTTGGTGAAGCCATCCATTATCTACATGAGCATTTAGGCGGGATCATGGCTTCGGAAGATTAAAACACGATGGAATGATCTTCCCAGATATATTTTGGACTGGATCATGGATTCGAAAGTTCAAACTACGTTGGAATGACCTATCTGGGCTTTGATCTTTCGAAGCCATGATCCTGTCCAAAATCGCAAACGTCATGTATACAgcttgtttaaatgagttaagcatccacccccactactcggtaaaactggcgcatcgtAATAAAGCAGCTCAATTCACCACAACTACAACGCAACTCACCACATCTGTAcaccaacccactcaacaaaaaggatggacaacgagAAAGCAGACACACTTGGTTATACACACCTGTGCATATATTTTCGTTTCGTCTGCGGGCCTAAGCGCCATATCGCCATCAAGTTTATACTCCCTTTTCGATACAGCGTACAAACGCTGCTACGTAATTTTGAGTCAGCCGTAATCCTTACATTTCGACATCAATACGTTCCGACACCCATCGCGCGCTGCAGTCAACCTCCACTTCAACAGCTGCTACGACTCGCTACGACACCAAAATGGGCATCCAAATAATCACAGGTAAAGCGGTAGTTCCGAAATACACTAAGTTCCTACTGACACTCGATagaagcgcaggcatcctaaagtaTGACCAAGTACTTCTCATATGCTGCGTAACGGCAATCCATCTGGATCGCGAGGGAACATATCCGGCCTTCCGAGGCTCATTAGTCTACcttcctaacctaacctatcgtACTTTCGATACTTATTATACTACAAGCGGCTGCAGGAAAATAGGCGGAGACTAATTGAGAATCGAATTGGTATAGAGTAAATCGGAATATTCCAGTGAGGtcgttctgcattgaccgaaacaagtAGTAGTTAGACAAGAACtaggctgtacggcggatgaggCAAATCTTCCCAGccgctattttttaatttggcgTCCGCAATTTAGTTGATACATTATTCCAGTTTGTCGATATCTTGGAGAAATGTTCTCCTGATGTACCTAAGCAGGTGCTTGGAGAGAAGTGTATGGTATTATGATGCTTTATAGGGAGCATGTGTGCCTTGCTGTGAAGATGTTCAATGTAAGAGATCAGAAGACATCCTGTTATAGTCCGGAGTGCGGTGTTCTGACAGGTCTGGTCAGTCGACCATACTCGTATTCGTAGTTAACGACCGAGCGCCCGCTTGGCTGTACGAGACGAATGAGATCAAATCGGTGCAGGAGTGGAATGGAggagaacggctgaacagtcTTTTAgatcgtaaccaagtgcacTTTATCTGGGTGCCCGGTCAAAAAGatatagccgggaatgaactggctgatgaggcCGCCCACTCACCAACTCCAAGACATGCGTTATGCCAAGTTGCCAATGGTTGGTTACAatcttaaaatgtttaaaaatgtaatcaatCTTTCAAGGACAAACTCAGGCTGTTTGTCGCTTTCTACATTGGCCATTATAAGCTCAACAAGCACTTatagcttcttgtgcaaattgccggCTTATAGACTGcatagcagtctgcagacgtaggataaaggcccttggatccatgtttccaaataaggATAACATCGCCTCAATATCACCTAGCAgtttattggaatttatcaatatgctgagGCTAAGTGAGttgttgtgacttaggagagggcacaatagaccttaggtcgcggtgatatcctcatttatttatctaaaattGAAGGTTGTTTATCCTCCTAATTTTAACATCATCGCGGAAAATGTTCATGTCCAGTTCAGTCTGTAAACCGTTGTCCACTTTGATATAGGATGGCCGTGGATTTAGCAGGGGAGATTTTAGACTCCTTCCAATGAAGAATCGAGCAAGTTGTTGGAGGAAGGCGTATTATAATATGATTAGTGACACTGAGTCTCTCAATAAGTTCAACGCACTGTCCGTCTTACGCAAAACAGtacacggaaattgtaaataaaacgcaaaatatttaagaactttttgggatggccttcagctccttcagcgaattttgttatactatctcttcgatcaactgaaaacgggttccacagagcggcaatttcagtttgggaactaagaaaaaattacaaagatcACGgctccggccgttttcgacagttgttctcacgcaaacgcctcaatatagCCAAATAGAACACCTTATTGACCATCTTTCCTTCTGGAACGAATTCGTGATGCAACAAACCACGAATGTCGAAAAAATCAACCTTAATTTTTGATCAGCTTTGGCGTGGTTCTTTTGGTTTCGACTAgttttttttcctccattccgataattgaataatttgtatgtcaaactcaaaaacccatgtctcatcggcagttatagtgctttccatgaatgtgggatcggattTCGCACCATCAAGCATGTCTAAAGAGGcactttttttgagaaaaaatcagCTTAGTCGGGACGAGTCGAATAAGAACTCGTTTCATgctcaaaatatccaccaacaTCATTGGAACGGACtcacgagagatgtcgagctctctagCCATCTTTTTAACACCATCTTTTTAACACtatcttatttaatattttcatcagttgaaggtAGTCCAGAACcaggcatgtcttcaacaatCGCTCGACCGTCTTTGTAGACTTTGTACCACTCGAAGgcttgtatttttgataaaactgaatcaccgtaaccattttccaaaattcgcaacgattctgcgcacgaaattttgttagatatacaaaatttgagaaatattctttgttcgatatttttatccattataaaaattgcaacgcactactgaggtgtacccggggaatttaattacaaattccgtgtgcttttttgtcacaacgtTTGTACCTCTAAGCAAGAcctttgcataaaaaaaaacacattgaccatgtaatttaaaatataatattttcatgatattttcgaaaatttatttacttaaattatgtcattttttatatgtttcacTCGAAAGTGAGCTTGCTCGTATAGCTAATTGTTTCAACTCAAATGTTAAATTGATGAGTCCGAATgattatgaaatatttgattataatttgatTAGTTTTAATTTAGCACACATGTTTTTCAATTActctttacaaaaatgtttatccAACACATAtgacatataatattatttaactaGAAATTATACTATAACTGTTTATAATTCGATCATTCAAGTTACAAATCCTAGTGCTCTAAGTTTTCTTTATGTTTATCTGAAGTGAACTCTAAAATTAAGCAcacaatacatatataatagtataaataCTCATACACCAGTTTTTTTTGACTAAAACTGTAGGATTTTCGCCTGATTTTGGATGAGGATTTGTCTTATAAAATATGCTTTCTCTACTCGGTTGCAGTTTCGGGCAAGCAGGCGGCGTTACGGAGACGGCAATGACTATGGCTACGGCTGCGGCACAACATTTCACTCCAAATATATCAGGTGACACAAATAGGTACTCAGTTGTTtgaacatttcattttatttgtatttctgcAAAATTTCTACTCACTCCAACAGAGTTCGTCATCTTCGTTTCGGCTCTCTATGAAGTCGCACACATTGAGGTCTTCACTCTCTGACGACTCTAATTGTCACCTGCTCGTATTCACTAGAGTTGGTACTGTTACTGGGTTTGTGGGTGGACCTGGTATGTGTATTGCCGTCGACTTTGTCATTGTTTTCGGCGCATCGTTCGGTATTAACTGTTCTTGTATGGTGCCACCGCTATGTTCGAAGCAACCACAACACCAATTGTCGCAGCGCAGCAATAACATGAGGCCAGCAATTATCCAAAACACTATCGCAGGCCAAACGTAGTATGAACACGCGCCAAAAAGTGCGCCACTGGTTAAAAGGGTGCCGCTCAAGAAAACGGGATTCAAACAGATAACACCGGCCTTGTGGCGTGGAAGCAACGATAACATGGAGCTAAGTATGATTGTTCCTGGAAAAtggtgaaaaaatatgttatttttatctTTGTTCTAACAAAATGTGAATATTTTCAGATTATTAAAGAGTTTATACAATCGCAGCATCTTTTGTTAACTTCGGGAGTGTCATTCGAGGCTCTGATGAACGCATACTTCCCGGGAGATCAGCAATATTCGGTAATGGGTGGAGGTGTCTTTCGTTTTTTCGGGTGTTGGCAGTCGGTATAGTGTTAATGGTACGGATATAAGGGTTGTTTCCATTCTCAATCACTCAGACGATGGAAAGACACTTATGAAGGTTAAACCTAAGTGCCGCAAACAGTGGAGGTAGGGTTTATCCAAGTggctggtagtgaacgaagtcAAGACTAAATATCTCCTATCCTCAAACAGACAgtctcccacgtcactgttgacagtcatatcttcgaagtcgtagataatttcgtctattttggaaccagcattaacaccaaggacaatgtcagtctcgaaatccaacgcagaataactattgccaacaggtgctacttcagatttgtgaagtaaagtcctccttcggtgaacaaagaccaaaatctacaagtcactcgtcatccccgtcctgctatatgatttAGAGGCATGGGCAaggacaacatctgatgagtcggctttACGAATTTTCAATAGAAAGGTTTTGCGTAAGATTTATGGTATTTTGGGCATTGGCAATGTCGAATGCCGcagttgatggaacgatgagctgtatgagatattcgacgacattgacatagttcagcgaatgaagAGATAGTGGGTAAGCTGACTgggtcatatcgtccgaatggatgaaaacactccagctctaagagtattcgacgccgaggaagcagaggaagaggaagacccccaCTCCGTTGAAAGATCAGCTGGAGAAAGAACTGGCCCCGCTTGGAATCTCTAATCAAcagaacgactggcgcactctacaccagtaaagaagaataaacGTACTCAATCTATACCGACGGAGGTATACTCCAAGGATCTTGATATCGCTCTCTCCATTCATCTACCTAGCGAATGTATTAGGTATTAAGAGGCCTGTGGCGTTTTACTGAATAACTACGGAAGTATGTAGAGAGCTAAGCCCGGCTTTATCATAAACCTGACATAGAACTCTTGGAATTCATTTGTTATCAAACCTTGAATGTCTATCTACAAAAGGCATAACGAAGATAAATGGATTCATTAAGGGCACCAATAGAGACTTCTTCCAATATCTACAAAACTTCCAAAACCGCCCTTATCCGATTTGTGGAATCACAAGACAACTAATTCGAGCTTCTTCACGTGCATGATATCTAGGCAATATCTACAGGGTCTCGTAGTGAAAACCAACCAAAACTGGCACGTTTTGTTACGAAGTTGCCACTTCTGAGCCACTAAATATGTCAATTTAAACCTACACGTATATCTTAAGACCtttggaaattaatattttctaaaataagttCACAGCTTTATATTTAAACACTTACCACAGCCGAAGACTATCTCGCCATGTGGGTTTTGCTGCAAACTATTGAAAGCGAATGAAACTATGCCGAAGATTACGACAAAAATGATAAACAAAGCAAAGCGCCAAGATAATACCGTTGGAACACGCGCGCTCATATCTAATAAGCCCGAGGTTGTAATCTAAAATGTACCAAAGAATTGCTAGAaaggtttttattatttgaaccGCATTTATTTTACCCTAATTTTCTGTCTATATTCATCGACAATCGCATCAATATCTGTAGAGGTGTCCGAGTCACTGATCTCAACTACCTCCGGGTAAATGAAATTCAAAGGCTTCAAAGAAGAAAATACATTATTGTGAATGGCAAAGAAAAGAATCCAACAATTGTACCACTGGTTTACTGCTCGACTGCATTGCGGATTCGACATCGGTCGGTTGGCGTGTAGGACACGGAGATGTGGGTTCACCCAGCAAAAGCCATTCTTTTTCTAACTCCTTTTTCGGTTTTTTCTTCGGCGCTGGTTTCTTCGCTGCACTTATATTGGCTACGTTGACACCCAATATGCTCCGCTTACTGGTCTTTTTCGCATCTGGACGCTTGTATGAAGCCGTTGCGGCGGCTGCTGTGCTAAGCCGACTATATGCAAGTGACGAAATCGCTACTAGCGGTgcataattataattagtttAAGCAATTtagaaatgaatttaaatgaaacTATTATTTACCGGAACGTTGTATATACTTTGGACGGAATGGTATGTACA
Coding sequences within it:
- the LOC126753283 gene encoding LOW QUALITY PROTEIN: uncharacterized protein LOC126753283 (The sequence of the model RefSeq protein was modified relative to this genomic sequence to represent the inferred CDS: inserted 1 base in 1 codon), with protein sequence MSEKVVEILNAKECETVVRNALKLSPDESIKIVSYALEKGSNELVGFMGEYFKLRVQIADEQSPEGTRELCCFVKSVPLSNELQRAECERKSFFRKEICAYTAILPNIQKYATTKLSAECYYTRGDLLVLEDLFAAHLGYRHLASDEPYTSRHIKLFLTHLAQLHAGSIAWEEKEGVNIGKQFGDSLFELMLIAENEWYVTGAKGIIFLAKNYRKFQTPEKQSLINGKLFALLMDMQKYTEPSTTSRNVYVHRDSWDRNIFFKFNTQHEPTACCIVDFQQSRYAQPGLDILFFLYGQTTASERKLHMKEYIEHYFSELQARFKELDLPADIITKXELLEDIRRAHLPALVNMAITKPLTMMPDGLSNKWQAEEQEKFDYYMNTKRDEFFQRIMEMDPTYESKIMWPIEELIEHLIQNPDLCQ